One region of Camelina sativa cultivar DH55 chromosome 6, Cs, whole genome shotgun sequence genomic DNA includes:
- the LOC104790110 gene encoding nodulin-related protein 1-like, producing the protein MDFFTDQVKKKFSDKKPESSDPEPNHNKNTPDHTEPTTHKPVSNTDPTAHRPASNAELMASAKIVAEAAQAAARNESDKLDKAKVAGATADILDAASRYGKLDEKSGVGQYLEKAEQYLHKYETSHSHSSGGGSHGTAGTGGSHGGVATGGSHGGVGTGGSHGGGAGAPASKKEDEKSGGGHGFGDYAKMAQGFMK; encoded by the coding sequence ATGGATTTCTTCACCGATCAAGTAAAGAAGAAGTTCTCCGACAAGAAACCGGAGAGCTCGGACCCGGAGCCCAACCACAACAAGAACACACCAGATCACACCGAGCCAACGACACATAAACCGGTTTCCAACACCGATCCAACAGCACATAGGCCAGCTTCCAACGCTGAGCTCATGGCTAGTGCCAAGATCGTAGCCGAAGCTGCTCAAGCCGCTGCTCGTAACGAGTCAGACAAGCTGGACAAAGCAAAAGTCGCCGGAGCCACCGCTGATATCCTTGACGCCGCTTCTAGATATGGCAAGCTCGATGAAAAGAGCGGTGTCGGTCAGTACCTCGAGAAAGCTGAACAATATCTCCACAAGTACGAAACTTCCCACTCTCACTCCTCCGGCGGTGGAAGCCACGGTACTGCTGGCACCGGTGGAAGCCACGGTGGTGTTGCAACCGGGGGAAGCCACGGCGGTGTTGGAACCGGGGGAAGCCACGGTGGTGGAGCTGGAGCACCGGCGTCtaagaaagaagatgagaagtCCGGAGGTGGCCATGGGTTTGGAGATTATGCTAAGATGGCTCAAGGTTTCATGAAATGA
- the LOC104790111 gene encoding probable inactive purple acid phosphatase 9: MIAVYSLFIFIFITSSVYSKPTISFSPQTLNRSGDTVVIKWSGVESPSDLDWLGIYSPPESRHDHFIGYKFLSDSPDWQSGSGSISLPLTNLRSNYSFRIFHWTQSEINPKHLDHDHNPLPGTRHLLTESNQLNFRFAANRPEQIHLGYTDNTNEMRVMFVTGDGEEREARYGEVKEKLDNVAVARGVRYEREHMCHAPANTTIGWRDPGWTFDAVMKDLKQGINYFYQVGSDLKGWSEVHSFVSRNESSEETLAFMFGDMGCSTPYRTFIRGEDESLSTVKWILRDIEALGEDKAAIVSHIGDISYAKGYSWIWDEFFAQIEPIASRVPYHVCIGNHEYDWPNQPWKPDWSAYIYGKDSGGECGVPYSVKFNMPGNSSEATGMVQGPHTRNLYYSYDMGSVHFVYISTETEFLKGGKQYSFLKSDLESVNRSKTPFVVLQGHRPMYTTSRKIRDAEIRQRMIEHLEPLLVKNNVTVALWGHVHNYERFCPISNNTCGERWQGSPVHLVIGMAGKDTQPTWEPRPNHQDVPIFPQPANSMYRGGEFGYTRLVANKERLTLSFVGNHDGELHDVVEILASGEVISGSDDDGKDDKFGSESDIAVLWYIEGASVMVLGVILGYFVGFFSRKKREYGVGSSNGSWIQMKTEET, from the exons ATGATCGCCGTTtactctctcttcatcttcatcttcatcacctcCTCTGTTTATTCCAAACCCACGATCTCATTCTCTCCCCAAACATTAAACCGATCCGGCGATACAGTCGTAATCAAATGGTCCGGCGTCGAGTCACCGTCCGATCTCGATTGGTTAGGAATCTACTCACCGCCGGAATCACGTCACGATCACTTCATCGGCTACAAATTCTTATCCGATTCGCCCGATTGGCAATCCGGGTCGGGTTCGATTTCACTTCCCTTAACCAATCTCCGCTCAAATTACTCTTTCCGGATCTTTCATTGGACCCAATCCGAGATCAACCCGAAACACCTAGACCATGATCACAACCCGTTACCCGGAACCCGCCATCTTTTAACCGAATCAAACCAGTTAAATTTCCGGTTTGCTGCTAACCGACCGGAGCAGATTCATTTGGGTTACACAGACAATACCAACGAGATGAGAGTGATGTTTGTAACCGGAGATGGAGAGGAACGAGAAGCTCGATACGGCGAGGTTAAGGAGAAGCTCGATAACGTCGCGGTGGCGCGTGGAGTTAGGTACGAGAGGGAACATATGTGTCACGCGCCGGCGAATACGACAATCGGATGGAGAGATCCAGGTTGGACCTTTGACGCTGTGATGAAGGATCTGAAACAAGGGATTAACTACTTTTATCAG GTTGGGAGTGATTTGAAAGGATGGAGTGAAGTCCATAGCTTTGTTTCAAGAAACGAGAGCTCAGAAGAAACGTTAGCTTTCATGTTTGGAGATATGGGTTGTTCTACACCTTACAGAACATTCATACGTGGTGAAGATGAGAGTTTATCAACTGTGAAGTGGATTCTAAGAGACATTGAAGCTTTAGGTGAGGATAAGGCAGCTATAGTATCTCACATTGGAGATATAAGTTATGCGAAAGGTTACTCGTGGATTTGGGATGAGTTCTTTGCTCAGATTGAGCCAATTGCATCTAGAGTACCATACCATGTGTGTATTGGTAACCATGAGTATGATTGGCCTAACCAGCCGTGGAAACCAGATTGGTCTGCTTATATTTATGGTAAAGATAGTGGTGGTGAATGTGGTGTACCGTATAGTGTTAAGTTTAATATGCCTGGTAATTCATCTGAAGCCACGGGTATGGTTCAGGGACCTCATACTCGGAACCTTTACTATTCTTATGATATGGGTTCGGTTCATTTCGTTTATATTTCGACAGAGACTGAGTTTCTTAAAGGAGGGAAGCAGTATAGCTTTTTGAAGAGTGATCTAGAGTCTGTGAATAGGAGCAAGACACCGTTTGTTGTGTTACAAGGTCATAGACCGATGTACACTACGAGTAGGAAGATTAGAGATGCTGAGATAAGGCAGAGGATGATCGAGCATTTGGAACCATTGTTAGTGAAGAACAATGTTACGGTTGCTTTATGGGGACATGTTCATAATTACgaaaggttttgtcccattaGTAACAACACTTGTGGTGAACGTTGGCAAGGAAGCCCTGTTCATCTTGTGATTGGTATGGCTGGTAAAGATACGCAACCTACATGGGAACCGAGACCTAATCACCAGGATGTCCCGATATTTCCTCAGCCTGCAAACTCAATGTATCGTGGAGGCGAGTTTGGGTACACTCGTTTGGTTGCTAATAAGGAAAGACTCACTCTTTCGTTTGTTGGAAACCACGACGGGGAACTTCATGATGTGGTTGAGATTTTGGCTTCTGGGGAAGTCATTAGCggtagtgatgatgatggtaaagaCGACAAATTTGGATCTGAATCTGATATTGCAGTCTTGTGGTACATTGAAGGAGCAAGTGTGATGGTTTTGGGAGTGATTTTGGggtattttgttggtttctttaGTCGTAAAAAGAGAGAATATGGAGTTGGATCATCTAATGGTAGTTGGATCCAAATGAAAACCGAGGAGACGTGA